One Vallitalea pronyensis genomic region harbors:
- a CDS encoding amidohydrolase family protein, producing MTKQEFVKQERYLKLNDEGDFIIDYDGKLDIIDFHTHMSNVLPLKVVDPNTKGNKVAYKTLPPIEKMDLSVPYWTKIDVNEKRKGIWSVIKFSLDGYSIFKDMANGGTYENCFRSQQENSIKHNVVLPLSTKKSDRSMEALKLAKEFPERFTAFCSVHPQDPQMEEKIKRYKKLGFKGLKLKISDMELKDDFEPLIQLLKACYSVDFTVLLHTGSLTHIKQENTSNTMWKLIKSTRVELFGDLLKHLPHDFKFVFGHSGIAEYQLVAKYMKAFPGSYAELSCQSADSIRYLMEEVGYERLIFGSDWPALPQAITLSRVLIATEHDDEARNHMLYKNAKKLLGL from the coding sequence ATGACAAAGCAAGAATTTGTTAAGCAAGAACGCTATTTAAAGTTAAATGATGAAGGGGATTTTATAATTGACTATGATGGAAAGCTTGATATTATTGATTTTCATACCCATATGTCTAACGTACTTCCTCTAAAAGTTGTTGATCCTAATACAAAAGGTAATAAGGTGGCGTATAAAACTCTTCCACCCATTGAAAAAATGGATTTATCCGTGCCTTATTGGACGAAGATTGATGTGAATGAAAAACGTAAAGGTATATGGTCAGTTATTAAGTTTTCTCTTGACGGCTATAGCATTTTTAAAGATATGGCCAATGGAGGAACCTATGAGAATTGTTTTCGGTCACAACAGGAGAATAGCATTAAGCATAACGTGGTCCTTCCTCTTAGTACAAAGAAAAGTGACCGTTCCATGGAGGCTCTAAAGCTTGCAAAGGAATTTCCGGAGCGATTCACAGCATTTTGCTCGGTACATCCTCAGGATCCTCAAATGGAAGAAAAAATTAAGCGATACAAAAAACTTGGCTTTAAAGGACTGAAACTCAAAATTAGCGATATGGAGCTTAAAGATGATTTTGAACCGCTTATCCAATTGCTAAAAGCTTGTTACAGCGTTGATTTTACAGTTTTATTACACACCGGTTCATTAACCCATATCAAACAGGAAAATACATCCAATACCATGTGGAAGTTAATAAAATCTACACGGGTAGAACTGTTCGGCGATTTATTAAAACATTTACCACATGATTTTAAGTTTGTGTTTGGTCATAGCGGTATTGCTGAGTATCAGCTTGTGGCAAAATATATGAAAGCATTTCCTGGAAGTTACGCAGAATTATCGTGTCAATCAGCAGATAGTATCCGTTATTTAATGGAAGAGGTGGGATACGAAAGATTAATATTTGGGTCTGATTGGCCTGCACTTCCTCAAGCCATAACACTTTCTAGAGTGTTAATCGCAACAGAACATGACGATGAAGCAAGGAATCACATGTTATATAAAAATGCTAAGAAGCTTTTGGGTCTATAG
- a CDS encoding TetR/AcrR family transcriptional regulator produces the protein MPKDTFFNLSEEKRQRIIDAAVLEFSKSHYNKVTIDGIVGCAEIPKGSFYQYFENKDDLYTYTFSQIGDRKKDTLEKTEQYIDTLTFREYLLKMLEDATEFEDEDLVLIQLKDKFMNECPQEVRRKVLKNEIPKSYRLLEKVLTAYIQKGELKEDLDVKVAAYIITTCIVNLENFEFDENENMHDVVIRIFNVLMGNLSK, from the coding sequence ATGCCAAAAGATACGTTTTTTAATTTGTCAGAAGAGAAAAGACAACGTATTATTGATGCAGCAGTTCTTGAGTTTTCTAAAAGCCATTATAACAAAGTCACCATTGATGGTATTGTAGGATGTGCAGAAATACCGAAAGGAAGTTTTTATCAGTATTTTGAAAATAAGGATGATTTGTATACCTATACGTTCAGTCAGATTGGTGATCGGAAAAAAGATACATTAGAAAAAACCGAGCAATATATAGATACTTTAACTTTTAGAGAGTATTTACTAAAAATGTTGGAAGATGCGACGGAGTTTGAAGATGAAGATCTTGTACTTATTCAATTAAAGGATAAGTTCATGAACGAATGCCCTCAAGAAGTCCGAAGAAAAGTGTTAAAAAATGAAATACCCAAAAGCTACCGACTGCTTGAGAAAGTGCTAACGGCCTATATCCAAAAAGGTGAATTAAAAGAGGATTTGGATGTGAAGGTGGCCGCCTATATCATTACCACTTGTATAGTGAATTTGGAGAACTTTGAATTTGATGAAAATGAAAATATGCATGATGTGGTGATTCGTATATTTAATGTACTCATGGGTAACTTAAGTAAATAG